Proteins co-encoded in one Osmerus mordax isolate fOsmMor3 chromosome 11, fOsmMor3.pri, whole genome shotgun sequence genomic window:
- the LOC136951459 gene encoding LOW QUALITY PROTEIN: piggyBac transposable element-derived protein 4-like (The sequence of the model RefSeq protein was modified relative to this genomic sequence to represent the inferred CDS: inserted 3 bases in 2 codons) has translation MARDFSALQVLQQMFANIEQKEDEEEEEEDGQEYAEHVSEEEDGQEYDAVNHDDDAAADQAPQIDRDTFLSKNGQIEWCPIAYRRNPRLLSQRDSTERTPRGPTAYAVSHAHDIVSAFLLFVTPQIERVILDVTNREGYLKRGEEWKAMDATDLRAYIGLLILAGVYKXRGEAAASLWDAQSGRAIFRATMQLKLFYTYSTSIRFDDRGTRAARRATDKLAAIREVWDMWVERLPRLYDPGPEVTVDEQLLAFRGRCPFKQYMPSKPAKYGIKSWVTRDAKSSYAWKMQVYTGKQMDGVPERNQGMRVMLDVTEGLKDRNVTCDNFFTSYELGRELMATRNMTVVGTVRKNRAELPSELLTTKTRRVLSSQFAFXTTTLVSYLAKKNKNILLMSIHHTDAEISDRNDSKPTIVLDYNLNKGGVDNLDKVITAYSCKRKTARWPLVIFSNIVDVSSYNAFVIWREVNPNWMPRKRNKRRFFLEQLGRALVTPLIERRRCLPRTGAAATVVKDLRMAAAAAAASSSAGPTSPVPASKRKRCQVCPVKRDRKTFTVCRGCKRPVCKSCSHVYCPTCPTELGFGQGEVPVDPGRPAGVCAETEQLSRVQKRALLKPQRC, from the exons ATGGCTCGGGATTTCAGTGCGCTGCAAGTTCTACAGCAGATGTTTGCCAATATCGAGCAAA aagaggacgaggaagaagaagaagaagacgggcAAGAGTACGCGGAGcatgtgtcagaagaggaagacGGGCAAGAGTACGACGCAGTCAACCACGACGACGACGCTGCCGCCGACCAAGCCCCTCAAATCGACAGAGATACTTTCTTGTCGAAAAACGGCCAAATTGAATGGTGTCCGATTGCGTATCGGAGGAATCCGAGGCTGCTGTCGCAACGTGACAGTACGGAGAGGACCCCCAGAGGACCCACAGCTTACGCCGTTTCTCACGCTCACGACATCGTCTCCGCATTTTTACTCTTTGTCACGCCACAAATCGAAAGAGTAATCTTGGACGTCACAAATCGGGAAGGTTATCTGAAACgcggagaggagtggaaagccATGGACGCCACTGACCTACGTGCCTACATAGGGCTGCTAATCCTGGCAGGGGTGTACA TCCGAGGCGAAGCGGCCGCCAGTCTATGGGACGCGCAAAGTGGCAGAGCGATTTTCCGTGCTACCATGCAGCTGAAACTCTTCTACACCTATTCGACGTCGATACGATTTGACGACCGTGGGACACGAGCGGCAAGACGCGCGACGGACAAGTTGGCAGCGATAAGAGAGGTCTGGGATATGTGGGTAGAGAGATTACCACGCCTCTACGACCCAGGGCCCGAAGTGACCGTGGATGAACAACTGCTCGCGTTCAGAGGACGGTGTCCTTTCAAGCAGTACATGCCAAGCAAACCGGCAAAATACGGCATCAAGTCGTGGGTCACGCGCGATGCAAAATCAAGCTACGCTTGGAAGATGCAAGTCTACACCGGGAAGCAGATGGACGGAGTCCCGGAGAGGAACCAGGGGATGCGCGTCATGCTCGACGTGACAGAGGGCCTGAAGGATCGCAATGTCACGTGTGACAATTTCTTCACCTCTTACGAACTCGGACGAGAGCTCATGGCGACGAGAAACATGACCGTGGTTGGCACCGTGCGAAAGAACAGGGCCGAGCTCCCGTCCGAGCTGCTGACGACGAAGACGCGACGGGTGCTGTCGTCGCAGTTCGCCTT AACCACCACTCTGGTTTCCTACCTCGCGAAGAAAAATAAGAACATTTTACTCATGAGCATACACCACACAGACGCTGAAATCAGTGACAGAAACGACAGCAAACCGACCATCGTCCTGGATTATAATTTGAACAAAGGAGGAGTCGACAATCTGGATAAGGTCATCACGGCCTACAGCTGTAAAAGGAAGACGGCCCGCTGGCCCCTCGTCATCTTCAGCAACATCGTTGACGTCTCCTCCTACAACGCCTTTGTGATATGGAGAGAGGTCAACCCCAACTGGATGCCGCGTAAGCGCAACAAGAGGAGGTTTTTCCTCGAGCAGCTCGGAAGGGCCCTCGTGACTCCGCTGATCGAAAGAAGACGATGTCTGCCCCGCACGGGAGCTGCTGCCACGGTTGTGAAAGATCTACGGATGGCAgcagccgccgccgccgcctcctcaTCAGCAGGACCGACGTCGCCGGTCCCTGCCagtaagaggaagagatgtcaaGTCTGCCCGGTGAAGAGGGACCGTAAAACGTTCACCGTTTGTCGCGGGTGTAAGAGGCCTGTCTGCAAATCCTGTTCTCATGTATactgccccacatgccccaccgAGCTGGGCTTCGGCCAAGGAGAGGTTCCCGTTGACCCTGGACGACCTGCGGGAGTGTGTGCAGAGACTGAACAACTCAGTCGAGTGCAGAAGAGGGCTTTGCTCAAGCCACAGCGCTGCTAA